From the genome of Devriesea agamarum, one region includes:
- the leuS gene encoding leucine--tRNA ligase, translating to MTEVSHRYTAETAGTIEEHWQEVWARTGAFEAPNPVGDLAPSDGSAIPGDKMFIMDMFPYPSGRGMHVGHPLGYIATDVVARYHRMLGKNVLYTMGYDAFGLPAEQYAVQTGTHPRVSTEQNIETIRKQLRRLGQSHDLRRSFATIDDDYVKWTQWIFLQIFNSWYDPDAVREDGGTGKARPISELKGAIQDRDIDPWALADRLGIELPKYWRGRKPAEEHWDPAKNTPFDFLVQYEPHHMRELVDCFRLAYISDTPVNWCPGLGTVLANEEVTAEGRSERGNFPVFRSTLRQWNMRITAYADRLIDDLEKVNWPDAIKSMQRHWIGRSHGAEVTFEIADTEEKAEQSSPRVQAQARAHFDVFTTRIDTLFGATFCVLAPEHPLLADPATLPKQWPAECRDRWTGGASSPREAVAAYQAQAAAKDDDERTTDDKAKTGVFTGLFAINPMDGRHLPVFTADYVLTGYGTGAIMAVPAEDERDYAFAEAYDLDVIRTVQPPADFEGGAYTGDGEKINSANDDLDLNGLSKDEAKARATDYAQERGFGRARTTFRLRDWLFSRQRYWGEPFPIVYDLDDPDVPIALPADQLPLTLPEVDDFSPQTFDPEDADSVPVTPLSRATDWAEVTLDLGKGPRRYRRETNTMPNWAGSSWYEIRYIDPTNADCIVEPANEKYWMGPRHDGDVGGVDLYVGGVEHAVLHLLYARFWHKVLFDLGHLSSQEPFQQLFNQGYVQAYAYTDARGVYVPAEEVVESSDGRFTWNGEEVQREYGKMGKSLKNMVAPDQIYADYGADTFRVYEMSMGPLDMSRPWETRAVVGSQRFLQRLWRLVIDEETGEVIVSEEEADKATRQAVHRTIDGVRCDMDGMRFNTVVAKLIELVNYLTKLSGNGTRIPREAVEPLVLMTAPLAPHMCEELWQRLGHKQSLVRAPYPVADPEYLVREAVTCVVQIKGKVRHRLDVSPEISEADLEALVLADQKVIDILNGAPVRKVIVRAPKLVSIVI from the coding sequence ATGACCGAGGTATCTCACCGCTACACCGCTGAGACAGCGGGCACCATCGAAGAGCACTGGCAGGAGGTGTGGGCCCGCACCGGTGCCTTCGAGGCTCCGAACCCCGTGGGTGATCTCGCCCCGTCCGATGGGTCCGCCATCCCTGGCGATAAAATGTTTATTATGGACATGTTCCCCTATCCTTCGGGTCGGGGCATGCACGTGGGCCACCCCCTGGGTTACATTGCGACCGATGTCGTCGCGCGATACCACCGAATGCTCGGCAAAAACGTGCTCTACACCATGGGCTATGACGCGTTTGGTTTGCCCGCTGAACAGTACGCGGTGCAGACCGGAACCCACCCCAGAGTCAGCACGGAACAAAACATTGAGACCATCCGCAAACAGCTGCGGCGCCTCGGACAGTCCCACGACCTGCGTCGTTCCTTCGCCACCATTGACGACGACTATGTGAAGTGGACCCAGTGGATCTTTTTGCAGATCTTCAACTCCTGGTACGACCCGGACGCAGTGCGCGAGGACGGCGGCACGGGTAAAGCGCGTCCGATTTCTGAGCTCAAAGGCGCAATTCAGGACCGCGATATCGACCCGTGGGCGCTTGCGGATCGTCTCGGCATCGAGCTGCCTAAGTACTGGCGGGGTCGTAAACCCGCCGAGGAACACTGGGATCCAGCGAAGAACACCCCGTTTGACTTCCTGGTGCAGTACGAACCGCATCACATGCGCGAATTGGTGGACTGTTTCCGATTGGCATACATCTCTGACACGCCGGTGAACTGGTGCCCGGGCCTTGGAACCGTGCTGGCTAATGAAGAGGTCACCGCCGAAGGACGCTCGGAGCGCGGCAACTTCCCGGTATTCCGCTCGACCCTGCGACAGTGGAATATGCGGATCACCGCCTACGCTGACCGCTTAATTGATGATCTAGAGAAGGTCAACTGGCCGGACGCCATTAAGTCTATGCAGCGGCATTGGATTGGTCGCAGCCACGGGGCCGAGGTGACGTTTGAGATCGCTGACACGGAGGAGAAAGCAGAGCAGAGCTCTCCTCGCGTTCAAGCCCAGGCCCGCGCACACTTTGACGTGTTCACCACTCGTATCGACACCCTGTTCGGCGCCACGTTCTGCGTCCTCGCGCCCGAGCATCCGTTGCTGGCTGACCCGGCGACGTTGCCTAAGCAGTGGCCGGCCGAGTGTCGGGATAGGTGGACCGGCGGCGCATCCAGTCCTCGCGAGGCGGTCGCGGCCTACCAGGCGCAGGCTGCGGCAAAGGACGACGACGAACGCACCACCGATGACAAAGCAAAAACCGGTGTGTTTACCGGCTTGTTCGCAATTAATCCGATGGACGGTCGCCATCTGCCCGTCTTTACTGCCGACTATGTGCTCACCGGTTACGGGACTGGGGCGATCATGGCGGTTCCCGCTGAGGACGAACGCGACTACGCCTTCGCTGAGGCGTATGACCTCGACGTGATCCGTACGGTGCAGCCTCCGGCTGACTTTGAGGGCGGCGCCTACACGGGTGACGGCGAAAAGATCAATTCCGCCAACGACGACCTAGATTTGAATGGCCTGTCAAAAGATGAAGCGAAGGCTCGCGCCACCGACTATGCGCAGGAGCGCGGTTTCGGACGTGCCCGGACCACGTTCCGGCTTCGAGACTGGCTGTTCTCGCGGCAGCGGTATTGGGGCGAACCCTTCCCGATTGTCTATGACCTGGACGACCCAGACGTCCCGATTGCTCTACCCGCTGATCAGCTGCCGTTGACTCTGCCGGAAGTGGACGACTTCTCCCCGCAGACCTTTGATCCGGAGGACGCAGATTCCGTTCCGGTCACTCCGCTCTCCCGCGCAACCGACTGGGCCGAGGTGACATTGGATCTCGGCAAAGGCCCTCGCCGCTACCGGCGCGAGACCAACACGATGCCCAACTGGGCAGGCTCGTCGTGGTACGAGATTCGATACATTGACCCCACGAACGCCGACTGCATCGTCGAACCCGCCAACGAAAAGTATTGGATGGGTCCGCGGCATGACGGCGATGTCGGCGGCGTGGATTTGTACGTCGGCGGCGTGGAACATGCCGTGCTTCACCTGCTGTATGCACGCTTTTGGCACAAGGTCCTGTTCGACCTTGGGCATTTGTCGAGCCAGGAGCCATTCCAGCAGCTGTTTAACCAGGGTTATGTACAGGCGTACGCCTACACGGATGCCCGGGGCGTGTATGTTCCCGCTGAGGAGGTGGTTGAGAGCTCCGATGGCCGCTTCACCTGGAACGGAGAAGAGGTCCAGCGCGAGTACGGCAAAATGGGCAAGTCGCTGAAGAACATGGTGGCGCCTGACCAAATTTATGCGGATTACGGTGCCGATACCTTCCGCGTGTACGAAATGAGCATGGGGCCGTTGGATATGTCCCGCCCGTGGGAAACGCGCGCCGTGGTCGGCTCCCAGCGATTCCTGCAGCGCCTGTGGCGGCTCGTGATTGATGAAGAAACCGGTGAAGTGATTGTCTCCGAGGAGGAGGCCGATAAAGCGACCAGGCAGGCTGTTCACCGTACCATCGACGGTGTTCGCTGCGATATGGACGGCATGCGCTTTAACACCGTCGTCGCTAAGCTCATCGAGCTGGTCAACTATCTGACGAAGCTGAGCGGCAACGGAACGCGTATTCCGCGAGAAGCGGTGGAACCGCTGGTGTTGATGACGGCTCCGCTCGCCCCGCATATGTGCGAGGAACTGTGGCAGCGTCTCGGGCATAAGCAGTCTTTGGTTCGTGCTCCCTATCCGGTTGCTGATCCGGAATATCTGGTGCGCGAGGCTGTGACTTGCGTGGTCCAGATCAAGGGGAAGGTTCGTCACCGGCTCGACGTGTCCCCGGAGATCAGCGAAGCAGACCTGGAGGCTCTGGTTCTTGCCGATCAAAAAGTCATCGATATCCTCAACGGTGCACCCGTGCGCAAAGTGATCGTGCGCGCACCGAAGCTCGTAAGTATCGTGATCTGA
- a CDS encoding MFS transporter: protein MSHRLPVSVVVCATLIPSEVPMSLIPGPDSVSTRDKINGDANQSLSRTVQPHSDPPERAARPPRQSAVKTILGTGVGNALEWYDWNVYATFAVFFSTQVFNHGDKTSAFLSTMAIFAVGFVARPFGGVVFGWLGDRVGRKHALTMAVVCASLGSLLIALCPTYDQVGWFSSALLLVARLIQGLAHGGELPSAQTYLAEHAPRERRGLWASSIYVTGTIGLLAGIALGLLLETSLTTEQMNAWGWRIPFAVGAVLGLIALWIRSSMDESEVFEQEKAKTGPRENVYISVARNWRVALQVIGMTAGLTVAYYVWSVTMPALAQESFGYSARDAFVASFIGNIALIIALPFWGALSDRIGRKPSILIALLGSAVAYVPLVTLLQGGHLWQLIVAICIQLMLLAGFLSHAPATYAEMFPTGQRASGFGIPYAISIALFGGTAGYLLPALGTTAFVGYSIALLLISSATVLTLPETKGKDLGESPEA, encoded by the coding sequence ATGAGCCATCGCCTCCCGGTGAGCGTCGTAGTGTGTGCGACACTCATTCCCTCGGAGGTACCGATGTCCCTTATCCCCGGACCCGATTCCGTCAGCACACGAGACAAGATCAATGGCGATGCCAATCAGTCGCTCAGCCGTACAGTTCAGCCGCACAGTGACCCGCCTGAACGTGCCGCTCGGCCACCGCGCCAATCAGCGGTTAAAACTATTCTCGGAACGGGCGTAGGGAACGCGCTCGAATGGTACGACTGGAACGTTTACGCGACCTTCGCGGTGTTCTTCTCAACGCAGGTGTTCAACCACGGTGATAAAACCTCGGCGTTTCTATCCACCATGGCGATTTTCGCGGTTGGTTTCGTAGCGCGCCCCTTCGGGGGTGTGGTGTTCGGCTGGTTAGGTGACCGAGTCGGACGCAAACATGCTCTGACCATGGCGGTGGTGTGCGCCTCCTTGGGGTCGCTGCTGATTGCACTGTGCCCCACTTACGACCAAGTCGGCTGGTTCTCGTCCGCGTTACTGCTGGTCGCTAGGCTGATACAGGGACTTGCTCACGGTGGGGAGCTGCCGTCTGCGCAAACCTATTTAGCAGAGCATGCTCCCCGTGAGCGACGCGGTTTGTGGGCGTCTTCCATTTATGTCACCGGAACGATCGGTCTTCTGGCCGGTATCGCACTCGGTTTGCTCTTGGAGACCTCGCTGACCACAGAACAGATGAATGCCTGGGGTTGGCGTATTCCGTTCGCAGTCGGTGCGGTGCTGGGTCTGATCGCCCTGTGGATTCGCTCCTCTATGGATGAATCCGAAGTCTTTGAACAGGAAAAAGCTAAAACCGGTCCGCGCGAAAACGTCTATATATCGGTGGCTCGGAACTGGCGCGTTGCCCTCCAGGTCATCGGTATGACCGCTGGTTTGACGGTCGCCTATTACGTATGGTCGGTCACAATGCCCGCGCTAGCGCAAGAGAGTTTCGGGTATTCAGCCCGGGACGCTTTTGTTGCCTCCTTCATCGGCAATATCGCGCTGATTATTGCCCTGCCGTTCTGGGGTGCGCTCTCGGACCGTATAGGACGCAAGCCCTCGATCTTGATTGCGCTGCTCGGCAGCGCGGTGGCCTACGTGCCATTGGTGACGCTGCTTCAGGGCGGTCATTTGTGGCAGCTGATTGTCGCGATCTGTATCCAGCTGATGCTGCTCGCAGGGTTCCTCAGCCACGCTCCAGCGACCTATGCGGAAATGTTCCCGACCGGGCAGCGGGCATCGGGTTTCGGAATTCCGTACGCCATTTCCATTGCTCTCTTCGGTGGCACCGCCGGCTATTTGCTACCGGCTCTGGGAACCACGGCATTTGTGGGGTATTCGATTGCCCTGCTCTTAATTTCCTCGGCGACAGTGCTAACCCTGCCTGAAACAAAGGGCAAGGATCTAGGGGAGAGCCCCGAGGCCTAA
- the clpB gene encoding ATP-dependent chaperone ClpB codes for MEFQFTTKSQEAVAAAAERAEQSRNPQVLALHLLGALLDQRDGIAYALLKHLGADIDHLRQQVMRKLYALPSVSGTGAPEHPTFAGTGYDALDYARQEAVENHQTYISTEHLLVGISQGKDDAAKLLRQVGATTKALREAIPAIRGEQSMNTQNPEGTLNSLEKFGVDLTAAAREGKLDPVIGRDAEIRRVVQVLSRRTKNNPVLIGEPGVGKTAVVEGLAQRIVEGDVPDSLKGKSLVSLDLGSMVAGSKYRGEFEERMKAVLDEIRNSDGQVITFIDELHTVVGAGGGSEGAMDAGNMLKPMLARGELRMVGATTLDEYRERIEKDPALERRFQQVFVGEPSVEDTVTILRGLKDKYEAHHKVSITDAALVAAATLSDRYITGRQLPDKAIDLVDEAASRQRMELDSSPVELDMLRRMVDRLRMEEMALKGTDDPGSEAQLESVRRQLADKKEKADALSARWEREKAGLNQVGELKARLENLRMQADRAQREGDLTTASKILYGDIPQLKKELENAEEREEKEDLAERPLVAEKVGPDDIAEVVSSWTGIPAGRLLQSETQKLLDMETIIGARLIGQQRAVAEVADAVRRARAGISDPNRPTGSFLFLGPTGVGKTELAKALAEFLFDDERAMVRIDMSEYGEKHSVARLVGAPPGYVGYEEGGQLTESVRRRPYSVVLMDEVEKAHPDVFDILLQVLDDGRLTDGQGRTVDFRNTILILTSNLGSHALQDSTLSESAKHEAVMGIVRSAFKPEFLNRLDDIVMFDSLTQSELGKIVTLQVKDVAKRLKDRRISLDVSDAATAWLAEKGFDPAYGARPLRRLVQKEIGDNLARLILEGKVRDGQTVQVDLAADHDGLTVVATDADAPDHKADAAGDHGESSSRS; via the coding sequence GTGGAATTTCAATTCACCACTAAGTCTCAGGAAGCGGTCGCGGCCGCCGCAGAACGCGCCGAACAATCCAGGAACCCCCAGGTTCTCGCATTGCACCTTCTGGGCGCACTGCTAGATCAACGCGACGGCATCGCATACGCGCTTTTGAAACACCTCGGCGCCGACATCGACCACCTGCGCCAGCAGGTCATGCGCAAACTGTATGCCCTACCGAGCGTCAGCGGAACCGGTGCCCCCGAGCATCCAACATTCGCTGGCACCGGCTACGACGCACTTGACTACGCCCGCCAGGAAGCCGTCGAGAACCACCAGACCTACATCTCAACCGAGCACCTGCTCGTCGGTATTTCACAGGGCAAAGACGACGCCGCCAAACTGCTCAGGCAGGTAGGTGCCACCACTAAAGCATTGCGAGAGGCGATTCCCGCGATCCGAGGAGAACAGTCCATGAACACACAAAACCCAGAGGGCACCCTGAACAGCCTCGAAAAGTTCGGTGTTGACCTCACCGCTGCCGCCCGCGAAGGCAAACTTGACCCCGTTATTGGCCGTGACGCTGAAATTCGCCGGGTTGTCCAGGTGCTATCTCGGCGCACGAAGAACAACCCGGTGCTGATCGGTGAACCCGGTGTCGGGAAAACCGCAGTCGTAGAAGGCCTTGCGCAGCGGATCGTGGAAGGAGACGTACCCGATTCCCTGAAAGGGAAATCCCTCGTATCCCTCGACCTGGGCTCGATGGTGGCCGGCTCTAAATATCGCGGCGAATTTGAAGAGCGCATGAAAGCAGTGCTCGACGAAATTCGCAATTCAGACGGCCAGGTCATCACCTTTATCGACGAGCTGCACACCGTCGTCGGAGCAGGCGGAGGCTCCGAGGGTGCCATGGACGCGGGGAACATGCTCAAGCCGATGCTGGCCCGCGGTGAACTGCGGATGGTGGGTGCAACCACACTCGATGAATACCGCGAACGAATCGAAAAAGATCCGGCCCTGGAACGCCGCTTCCAGCAGGTCTTCGTCGGCGAACCGAGTGTTGAAGACACCGTGACCATATTGCGCGGGCTCAAAGACAAATACGAAGCCCACCACAAAGTCTCCATCACCGATGCGGCTTTAGTCGCTGCTGCCACCCTGTCAGACCGGTACATCACCGGGCGCCAGCTACCGGACAAAGCGATTGACCTCGTCGACGAAGCAGCCTCCCGGCAACGGATGGAATTGGACTCCAGCCCCGTGGAACTCGACATGCTGCGGCGCATGGTAGACCGCCTGCGGATGGAAGAAATGGCTCTTAAGGGAACTGATGATCCCGGGAGCGAAGCGCAGCTGGAATCTGTGCGGCGGCAACTCGCCGACAAGAAAGAAAAGGCTGACGCACTATCCGCCCGATGGGAGCGCGAAAAAGCGGGATTAAACCAGGTCGGTGAACTCAAAGCCAGACTCGAGAACCTGAGGATGCAAGCCGATAGGGCTCAGCGTGAAGGCGATCTAACCACCGCCTCGAAGATCCTCTACGGCGATATTCCGCAGCTTAAAAAAGAGCTGGAAAACGCCGAAGAACGCGAGGAAAAAGAAGACCTCGCAGAGCGGCCGCTGGTAGCCGAAAAAGTTGGACCGGACGATATCGCGGAAGTTGTCTCGTCGTGGACCGGAATTCCTGCCGGGCGGCTACTGCAGTCAGAGACCCAGAAGCTACTAGACATGGAAACCATCATCGGTGCCCGGCTGATTGGGCAGCAGCGCGCCGTAGCCGAAGTGGCCGACGCGGTGCGCCGCGCACGCGCTGGAATATCTGATCCGAATCGTCCCACCGGTTCATTCCTCTTCCTCGGCCCGACCGGAGTCGGCAAAACCGAGCTTGCAAAAGCACTGGCCGAATTCCTCTTCGACGATGAACGCGCCATGGTGCGTATCGACATGTCTGAATACGGGGAGAAGCACAGTGTGGCTCGGCTCGTCGGTGCCCCTCCGGGATATGTCGGCTACGAAGAGGGCGGCCAGCTCACCGAATCTGTGCGTCGTCGGCCCTACTCGGTTGTGCTCATGGACGAGGTAGAAAAAGCCCACCCGGATGTTTTCGACATCCTATTGCAGGTGCTCGATGATGGCCGGCTAACCGACGGGCAGGGTCGCACCGTGGACTTCCGCAATACGATCCTGATTCTCACCTCGAATCTCGGGTCGCATGCGCTACAGGATTCGACTCTGAGCGAAAGCGCTAAACACGAGGCCGTGATGGGAATCGTCCGCTCGGCGTTCAAACCGGAGTTCCTCAACCGGTTGGATGACATCGTCATGTTTGACTCGCTCACCCAGAGCGAACTCGGCAAGATCGTCACCCTCCAGGTTAAAGACGTGGCCAAGCGCCTGAAGGACCGCCGGATCAGCCTCGACGTGTCTGACGCCGCAACCGCCTGGCTGGCTGAAAAGGGCTTCGACCCGGCCTACGGTGCGCGCCCATTGCGCAGGCTGGTGCAAAAGGAGATCGGCGACAACCTCGCCCGGCTGATTTTGGAAGGGAAGGTTCGCGACGGGCAGACGGTGCAGGTTGACCTTGCGGCCGACCACGACGGCCTGACTGTTGTGGCAACCGACGCAGATGCACCGGATCACAAGGCAGACGCCGCCGGTGATCACGGTGAATCGTCCAGCAGGTCATGA
- a CDS encoding PrsW family intramembrane metalloprotease codes for MPFTPLPPGYTGNQPDTGPRQPAAPDRLRFTSVNATIAATPLRTILLWIAASLLGVGLLIALAFPLLWAGLGTVTFFSVMAFFSLATVTAIMMLANFWHPQPIVLTILAILWGAVPTAGIAILLETVLDLIVFTLTNSPELAHQFSMALSAPVIEEVLKGLGLLALLLAARKNFNGPLDGLVFGALIGGGFAFIENIQYYISGYEEYGAIGGGVLILMRGVGSIFLHPLFTSLTGLIMGAATRAWGTVAGALIFFGAVWPAIVLHFGWNLAALTSDGAIVLISFLVLFTLSALWLALIGLLLYDQARLMRARLTDYVHEGWLLPQEVHMLGSSKGRREAKRWAATFGATTLMQRFIKDAAELALARQRILADGPSPARLTEERHLLSQAIADRQELLSRASSMTIQQPVQLPPLLLSGPPTTGITPRGPSQHLGQWRGR; via the coding sequence ATGCCGTTTACCCCGCTTCCCCCCGGCTATACCGGCAACCAGCCCGATACCGGTCCGCGCCAGCCAGCCGCCCCAGACCGCCTCAGGTTTACCTCCGTCAACGCAACCATCGCGGCAACCCCCCTGCGCACCATTCTGCTCTGGATCGCCGCATCCCTACTCGGCGTCGGTTTACTGATCGCCCTAGCGTTCCCTCTACTCTGGGCGGGCCTGGGCACCGTGACCTTCTTTTCGGTCATGGCATTTTTCTCCCTCGCCACAGTCACGGCCATCATGATGCTGGCAAATTTCTGGCATCCGCAGCCCATCGTGCTCACCATCTTGGCAATTCTCTGGGGAGCCGTCCCCACCGCCGGCATCGCAATACTCCTAGAAACAGTGTTAGACCTCATCGTTTTCACACTGACTAACTCCCCCGAGCTCGCCCATCAGTTCTCAATGGCGCTGAGCGCTCCCGTCATCGAAGAAGTGCTCAAGGGGCTCGGCCTGCTGGCCCTCCTCTTAGCGGCGCGGAAAAACTTTAACGGCCCTCTCGATGGCCTCGTCTTTGGAGCCCTGATCGGAGGCGGCTTCGCCTTTATCGAAAATATCCAGTACTACATCAGCGGCTATGAAGAGTACGGCGCAATCGGCGGCGGCGTTTTAATCCTGATGCGTGGAGTGGGAAGCATCTTCTTACACCCGCTATTCACCTCGTTGACGGGGCTCATCATGGGTGCGGCCACCCGCGCATGGGGCACCGTTGCGGGGGCGCTGATATTTTTTGGTGCTGTCTGGCCCGCGATTGTCTTGCACTTTGGCTGGAACCTCGCTGCCTTAACGTCCGATGGGGCAATAGTTTTAATCAGCTTCCTCGTGCTCTTCACCCTCTCCGCTCTATGGCTCGCGCTAATTGGCCTGCTCCTTTACGACCAGGCGCGCCTGATGCGGGCTCGCCTCACCGATTACGTCCATGAAGGGTGGCTCTTACCCCAGGAAGTCCACATGCTCGGCAGCTCGAAAGGGCGCCGCGAGGCCAAACGCTGGGCAGCGACATTCGGTGCGACCACGCTCATGCAAAGATTCATCAAAGACGCTGCTGAACTCGCCTTAGCCCGGCAGCGCATCCTGGCCGACGGCCCCTCACCCGCCCGCCTCACTGAGGAGCGGCACCTGCTGAGCCAGGCCATCGCCGACCGTCAAGAATTGCTGTCCCGAGCATCTTCAATGACGATCCAGCAACCGGTCCAGCTCCCGCCGCTCCTTCTTAGTGGGCCGCCCACTACCGGGATCACGCCGCGGGGGCCGAGCCAGCATCTGGGGCAGTGGCGGGGGCGTTAA
- a CDS encoding RNA-binding S4 domain-containing protein, with protein sequence MSASRHGGPSSHGLGQDPGRGGGAVGAVSGDVKQPSEVSALEPSPGPLPGDPASVRLDVWLWAVRLTKTRSAATAQCRGGHVRLNGAPVKAAQAVRVGDEVRLRKPGVEHIYRVRRIIARRVGAPIAVTAYEDLTPPPLPQMLARPPRRDPGSGRPTKKERRELDRLLDRH encoded by the coding sequence ATGAGTGCGTCGAGACACGGTGGCCCTAGCAGTCACGGGCTTGGGCAGGATCCTGGCCGTGGGGGCGGTGCAGTGGGCGCTGTGAGTGGGGATGTGAAACAGCCGTCCGAGGTGTCCGCGCTCGAACCGAGTCCAGGCCCGTTGCCGGGTGACCCCGCAAGCGTCCGGCTAGATGTTTGGCTGTGGGCGGTGAGACTGACGAAGACCAGGTCTGCGGCTACGGCGCAGTGCCGGGGCGGCCATGTGCGGTTAAATGGTGCTCCGGTGAAGGCTGCTCAGGCGGTCCGGGTCGGTGATGAGGTGCGGCTGCGGAAACCCGGTGTTGAGCATATTTATCGGGTGCGCCGGATCATTGCCCGCCGTGTAGGGGCTCCGATTGCCGTGACTGCTTATGAGGATTTAACGCCCCCGCCACTGCCCCAGATGCTGGCTCGGCCCCCGCGGCGTGATCCCGGTAGTGGGCGGCCCACTAAGAAGGAGCGGCGGGAGCTGGACCGGTTGCTGGATCGTCATTGA
- a CDS encoding LysR family transcriptional regulator, protein MPTRCPDLMELRLLVAIADTGSVGGAARALRIAQPNASRALRKLERGLGVELMTRHARGAAPTPAGRRLIAEARTVLEAMEALLAVADECSGASGPGRLRVTASQTVADHLVPAFLARLRARSPHLCLDLAVHNSATVLHKVRSKQCDLGFVENRGTLEGLSSEIVATDRLVLVVAPTHRWAHREWVSPSEVASMPLIVREEGSGTRQVLDEELAPFHPVPPALEVSSNQAVRTAALAGTAPAVLGISAVDGAVAAGNLVALEVPGLDLTRSLRAVWLGAMRPAVIDLVSQADCASGDEEVSGDGVVSTDGPGVAFGDGAGARVGR, encoded by the coding sequence ATGCCTACTCGCTGTCCCGACCTGATGGAACTGCGGCTTCTGGTCGCTATCGCGGACACCGGATCGGTCGGGGGTGCTGCCCGTGCACTGAGAATCGCTCAACCTAATGCTTCGCGTGCTCTGCGCAAACTAGAACGGGGACTCGGCGTGGAGCTCATGACCAGACATGCTCGGGGCGCTGCCCCGACGCCTGCGGGTCGTCGTCTTATTGCTGAGGCGCGAACCGTTTTGGAGGCGATGGAGGCTCTGCTCGCTGTTGCGGATGAGTGTTCCGGTGCATCGGGTCCGGGCAGGTTGCGGGTCACGGCGAGTCAAACTGTTGCCGACCATTTGGTCCCGGCGTTCCTTGCCCGGTTGCGAGCGCGCTCGCCGCATCTGTGCCTAGACCTGGCCGTCCACAATTCCGCGACGGTTCTCCATAAGGTGCGCTCTAAGCAGTGCGACCTTGGATTCGTCGAAAATCGGGGCACTTTGGAGGGGTTGTCCTCTGAAATCGTGGCGACGGATCGGCTGGTGCTGGTGGTTGCCCCGACTCATCGCTGGGCACATCGGGAATGGGTTAGTCCGAGCGAGGTCGCGTCGATGCCTTTGATTGTTCGTGAGGAAGGAAGTGGGACCAGGCAGGTTCTCGACGAGGAACTTGCGCCGTTTCATCCCGTGCCGCCCGCATTGGAAGTGTCCAGTAACCAGGCCGTGCGCACCGCGGCGCTGGCGGGCACAGCTCCGGCAGTGCTCGGTATTTCGGCGGTAGATGGTGCGGTCGCTGCCGGGAATCTGGTTGCGCTGGAGGTTCCTGGGTTGGATCTCACTCGGTCGCTGCGGGCGGTGTGGTTGGGCGCGATGCGTCCCGCGGTGATAGACCTCGTGAGTCAGGCTGACTGTGCATCTGGTGACGAGGAGGTCTCTGGCGATGGGGTGGTGTCCACCGACGGACCTGGAGTAGCTTTCGGCGATGGGGCGGGCGCACGCGTTGGCCGTTAA
- a CDS encoding YeiH family protein, protein MTDTQLATRPAPPTQAASPIPGLIFCALGAIASVLINHWVPSVSALLVAILLGAILANLRPLPTGFAPGIAISSRRLLRLGIVLLGLNLLLTDVLALGWAMILVVIAIVGIGLLTGIMVGRALGLSPTQSLLIACGFSICGAAAVAAADGVLVDESTRTHHSARSNQAASATTRITSKEEEVVTAVALVVIFGTIMIPLIPLLSHLLGLSSEQAGLWAGGSIHEVAQVVAAGGIISGGALAVAVVVKLARVLMLAPVMTIIAVRQRRKIGDNPAIRKPPLVPLFVIGFCCAVAVRSFGLIPVGWLGPVSVVQTFLLAAAMFALGTGVRISTLRGVGLRPFVLGAIVTAVVSAVSLGGVLLTHP, encoded by the coding sequence ATGACCGATACCCAATTAGCGACCCGACCCGCACCCCCAACTCAAGCTGCTTCACCCATACCCGGCCTTATTTTTTGTGCACTTGGCGCCATCGCCAGTGTTCTGATCAACCACTGGGTACCATCCGTCAGCGCCCTGCTCGTGGCCATTTTGCTCGGTGCAATCCTCGCCAACCTGCGCCCGTTACCCACGGGTTTCGCCCCGGGGATCGCCATCTCATCGCGGCGCCTGCTCCGGCTCGGAATTGTCCTATTGGGTTTAAATCTCCTTCTCACAGATGTTTTAGCGCTGGGATGGGCCATGATCCTGGTGGTCATCGCCATCGTGGGGATCGGCCTACTCACCGGCATCATGGTCGGACGAGCTCTCGGCCTGAGCCCAACCCAGTCCCTTTTGATTGCGTGCGGGTTCTCCATCTGCGGCGCAGCCGCCGTCGCCGCAGCCGACGGGGTGTTAGTCGATGAGTCAACGCGCACCCACCACAGCGCTCGCAGCAACCAAGCAGCCTCGGCCACAACCCGCATCACCTCCAAGGAAGAAGAAGTGGTGACGGCCGTCGCCCTCGTGGTGATCTTCGGCACAATCATGATTCCGCTCATCCCCCTGCTCTCCCACCTTCTCGGGCTCAGCTCCGAGCAAGCCGGACTGTGGGCGGGCGGATCCATCCACGAAGTGGCCCAGGTGGTGGCCGCCGGAGGCATTATCAGCGGCGGGGCGCTGGCGGTTGCGGTCGTCGTCAAACTAGCTCGCGTGCTGATGCTCGCCCCCGTCATGACCATCATCGCGGTGCGGCAAAGACGCAAAATCGGCGACAACCCCGCTATTCGCAAACCGCCATTGGTTCCGCTTTTTGTGATCGGTTTTTGCTGCGCCGTCGCGGTACGCTCATTCGGCCTAATTCCAGTGGGGTGGCTGGGCCCCGTATCGGTAGTGCAGACCTTTCTTCTGGCCGCCGCTATGTTCGCGCTCGGCACCGGGGTCCGGATATCCACTCTGCGCGGGGTCGGACTTCGCCCGTTCGTACTCGGCGCTATCGTGACCGCGGTGGTCTCCGCGGTATCACTGGGCGGGGTGCTGCTTACCCACCCTTAA